Proteins from one Candidatus Binatia bacterium genomic window:
- a CDS encoding DUF5131 family protein, with translation MSDRSSIEWTDATWNPVRGCVKVSPGCKHCYAETFAERFRGVPGHPFEQGFDLRLVPEKLDI, from the coding sequence ATGAGTGACCGCAGCAGCATCGAGTGGACCGACGCCACATGGAATCCCGTGCGCGGCTGCGTGAAAGTCAGTCCGGGCTGCAAGCACTGCTACGCCGAGACTTTCGCCGAGCGCTTCCGCGGGGTGCCGGGCCATCCGTTTGAGCAAGGATTCGATCTCCGCCTTGTTCCGGAGAAGCTCGACATT